A genomic region of Peromyscus eremicus chromosome 19, PerEre_H2_v1, whole genome shotgun sequence contains the following coding sequences:
- the Cetn1 gene encoding centrin-1: MASNLRKSNVASTSYKRKVGPKPELTEDQKQEVREAFDLFDSDGSGTIDVKELKVAMRALGFEPRKEEMKKMISEVDKEATGKISFNDFLAVMTQKMAEKDTKEEILKAFRLFDDDETGKISFKNLKRVANELGESLTDEELQEMIDEADRDGDGEVNEEEFLKIMKKTNLY; this comes from the coding sequence ATGGCGTCCAACTTGAGGAAGTCAAATGTAGCCTCCACCAGCTACAAGAGAAAGGTGGGTCCTAAGCCTGAACTCACCGAAGACCAAAAGCAAGAAGTTCGGGAAGCCTTTGACCTCTTTGATTCTGATGGGAGCGGGACCATTGACGTGAAGGAGTTGAAGGTGGCCATGAGAGCTCTAGGCTTTGAACCcaggaaggaagagatgaagaaaatgaTTTCGGAAGTAGACAAAGAGGCCACAGGGAAGATCAGCTTCAATGACTTCTTGGCTGTGATGACTCAGAAGATGGCCGAGAAAGATACCAAAGAGGAAATTCTGAAGGCTTTCAGGTTGTTTGATGATGATGAAACGGGGAAGATCTCGTTCAAAAACCTCAAGCGTGTGGCCAACGAGCTGGGGGAAAGCCTCACAGATGAGGAGCTGCAGGAGATGATCGATGAAGCTGATCGTGATGGCGATGGAGAAGTGAACGAGGAAGAGTTTCTTAAGATCATGAAGAAGACCAACCTTTATTAA